The Heyndrickxia vini genome contains a region encoding:
- the dnaN gene encoding DNA polymerase III subunit beta, whose product MKFSIQRDRLIQSVQDVMKAISPRTTIPILTGIKIVATSEGVAFTGSDSDVSIESFIPKEEDGDELVEIFTPGAIVLQAKFFSEIVKKLPMDIVEIEVINHLQTVIRSGKSEFNLNGLDPEEYPHLPQISEENVFKIPTDIVKNLIRQTVFAVSTSETRPILTGVNWKVESDQLTCVATDSHRLAMRSAAIDFVNEAKYNIVIPGKSLNELNKILDDTNEPVEIVITENQILFKAKHLLFFSRLLEGNYPDTSRLIPSESKTDIVINTKEFLQAIDRASLLAREGRNPNVVKFSTLMSGIIEISSNTPEVGKVVEQVQSQSIEGEDLKISFSAKYMMDALKALEGLEIRISFTGAMRPFIIRPINDESILQLILPVRTY is encoded by the coding sequence ATGAAATTTTCGATACAACGTGATCGACTTATTCAAAGTGTACAAGACGTAATGAAGGCAATTAGTCCGAGAACAACGATTCCCATATTAACAGGAATAAAAATTGTAGCTACAAGTGAAGGAGTCGCATTTACTGGTAGTGATTCAGATGTATCTATTGAATCATTTATCCCGAAAGAGGAAGACGGAGATGAGTTAGTAGAAATTTTTACTCCTGGAGCCATTGTATTGCAAGCAAAATTTTTCAGTGAAATTGTTAAAAAACTGCCTATGGATATCGTTGAGATTGAAGTAATTAATCATTTACAAACCGTTATTCGATCAGGTAAATCAGAATTTAATCTAAATGGTTTAGATCCGGAGGAATATCCACATCTACCGCAAATTTCTGAAGAAAATGTATTTAAAATTCCTACAGATATAGTCAAAAATCTTATTCGTCAAACCGTTTTTGCTGTATCTACGTCTGAAACTCGTCCCATTCTTACCGGGGTTAATTGGAAAGTTGAATCAGATCAATTAACATGTGTTGCAACAGATAGCCATCGTTTGGCAATGCGTTCTGCAGCCATTGATTTCGTAAATGAAGCGAAATATAATATTGTCATCCCAGGAAAAAGCTTAAATGAATTAAACAAAATTTTAGATGACACAAATGAACCGGTTGAAATTGTTATTACTGAAAATCAAATTTTATTTAAAGCAAAACATTTACTATTTTTCTCAAGACTTTTAGAAGGAAATTATCCTGATACGTCTAGATTGATTCCTTCGGAAAGCAAAACAGATATTGTCATTAATACAAAAGAGTTTTTACAAGCCATTGACCGTGCTTCTTTATTAGCAAGAGAAGGCAGAAATCCCAATGTAGTTAAGTTTTCTACGTTAATGTCAGGAATTATTGAGATTTCATCTAACACTCCAGAGGTTGGGAAAGTAGTTGAACAAGTTCAAAGTCAATCAATTGAGGGCGAGGATTTAAAAATTTCCTTCAGTGCAAAATATATGATGGATGCACTAAAAGCATTAGAAGGTTTAGAAATCCGTATTAGTTTTACTGGAGCGATGAGACCATTTATCATTCGCCCTATTAATGACGAATCGATTTTACAACTTATATTGCCAGTACGCACTTACTAA
- the yaaA gene encoding S4 domain-containing protein YaaA → MEKNVSIETEIITLGQFLKLAEVIQSGGMAKWFLSEHDVFVNGEQDQRRGRKLSVGDRIEIPSVGNFVISR, encoded by the coding sequence ATGGAAAAGAATGTATCAATTGAGACGGAAATCATCACTTTAGGCCAATTTTTAAAATTAGCTGAAGTCATTCAAAGTGGTGGCATGGCAAAATGGTTTTTAAGTGAACATGATGTATTTGTTAATGGTGAACAAGATCAAAGAAGAGGCCGAAAACTTTCAGTAGGTGATCGAATCGAAATTCCGAGCGTTGGTAATTTTGTTATATCCCGATAG
- the recF gene encoding DNA replication/repair protein RecF (All proteins in this family for which functions are known are DNA-binding proteins that assist the filamentation of RecA onto DNA for the initiation of recombination or recombinational repair.) — MYIEELELKNYRNYESLSMSFENKVNVILGENAQGKTNVMESIYVLAMAKSHRTSNDKDLIRWDEEYAKIKGRIKKQSGSTPLELVISKKGKKAKYNHIEQSKLSQYVGNMNVVMFAPEDLHLVKGSPQVRRRFIDMEIGQVSPVYLHDISQYQKILQQRNHYLKLLQLQKQKDETMLDVLTDQFIQMAVKIIKKRFEFIQLLEEWARPIHTGISRGLESLKIQYKPSIDVSEDMDSSSLLKKMEEKFSANKKREIERGITLIGPHRDELVFFVNDRDVQTFGSQGQQRTTALSLKLAEIELIHSEIGEYPILLLDDVLSELDDYRQSHLLNTIQGKVQTFVTTTSIEGIDHQTLKEASTFSVESGFMFPLK, encoded by the coding sequence ATGTATATTGAAGAGTTAGAACTAAAAAATTACCGTAACTATGAATCTTTATCTATGTCCTTTGAGAATAAGGTTAATGTTATTTTAGGTGAAAACGCACAAGGGAAAACAAATGTTATGGAATCTATCTATGTTTTGGCTATGGCAAAATCCCATCGGACATCAAATGATAAAGATTTAATCCGTTGGGACGAGGAATATGCTAAAATAAAAGGTAGGATAAAAAAACAAAGTGGATCTACACCACTAGAACTAGTTATTTCAAAAAAAGGGAAAAAAGCAAAATATAATCATATTGAACAATCAAAATTAAGCCAATATGTAGGAAATATGAATGTTGTCATGTTCGCGCCTGAAGATCTCCATCTTGTTAAAGGGAGCCCTCAAGTTAGGCGTCGTTTTATTGATATGGAGATTGGTCAGGTTTCGCCGGTATATTTACATGATATTAGTCAATATCAAAAAATTTTACAGCAAAGGAATCATTATTTAAAACTGCTACAACTCCAAAAGCAAAAAGACGAGACAATGCTTGATGTGCTGACCGATCAATTTATACAAATGGCCGTGAAGATTATAAAAAAGAGATTTGAATTTATTCAACTGCTAGAAGAGTGGGCAAGGCCAATCCATACGGGGATATCCCGGGGGCTGGAATCGTTAAAAATTCAGTATAAACCGTCCATTGATGTATCAGAAGACATGGATTCGTCAAGCCTATTAAAAAAGATGGAGGAAAAATTTTCTGCTAATAAAAAAAGGGAAATTGAACGTGGCATTACTTTAATAGGTCCGCATCGCGATGAGCTCGTATTTTTTGTGAATGATCGTGATGTTCAAACATTTGGTTCACAAGGACAGCAACGAACAACTGCCCTATCATTAAAATTGGCTGAGATCGAATTAATCCATTCTGAAATAGGGGAATACCCCATTTTACTCCTTGATGATGTTTTATCTGAACTCGATGATTACCGCCAATCCCACCTATTGAATACGATTCAAGGAAAAGTTCAAACCTTTGTTACTACCACTAGCATTGAAGGAATCGATCATCAAACACTGAAAGAGGCTTCGACCTTTTCGGTAGAATCCGGGTTTATGTTTCCCCTGAAATGA
- the remB gene encoding extracellular matrix regulator RemB produces MYLHVGEDVMLRADEIIAIIDKGSVNQSVIIQEFFQSKKKGMINLSKGDFKSLVITDHQHYLSPLSSSTLLKRLN; encoded by the coding sequence ATGTATCTACATGTGGGCGAAGATGTGATGCTACGAGCGGATGAAATTATTGCTATTATAGATAAAGGTTCAGTTAATCAGTCTGTTATTATTCAGGAATTTTTTCAATCAAAGAAAAAAGGCATGATTAATTTATCAAAGGGAGACTTTAAATCCTTAGTTATTACTGATCATCAGCACTATCTTTCACCTTTATCTTCCAGTACGCTGTTAAAGCGATTAAATTAA